TATCCTTGTTGTTGCTCCTGGCCACCTCCACGGAGGTCCTTAGGCTGTCGTGTCCCGTGAAGCCCTGAACGATGACAGCATCAGCGCCGGCTTTGAACACCTGCTCACAGATGAGGCGATTTGTGTTGGGTATGTCCGCAACCTTGAAATCTGCAATGATCGGTGCATATCGGGACAGTTCGGTTATTATCCCTAGTCCTGTTGCCAGTATGAGGGGGTAGCCCACCTTGATGGCGTCCACATGCCCGGCCACCACCTGGGATATCCTGAGGGCTTCAGCGCTGTCCAGTACGTCCAGTGCGAGTATGAGTCGTGTATCTTTTTCCATGTGAATCTCCTTTTCCGAACCTGCAGGCTTAGTCCTGTCCCTGTTCCTTTGCCAGCCTTGTCCTTGCAGCCGCAACCAGTATTGGCAGGGTTATCGTGGCATCGGAGTGTACTGTGACCGAACGTGCAGTCTCGCTTACCTTGCCCCACGAACGCGCTTCGTCGAGGGTGGCTCCGCTCAGGCCGCCGGTCTCCGGCGTGTCCATGGTCAGCTGGATGGCATATTCGAACTCCTGGTGGGTGATGAGCATGGACTGGAAGATGTAGTTCTTGGGAACGCCGCCGCCAATGAGCAGTGCGCCGGGTCTCTTAGCCTCGTAGCACAGGTCGATTATCTCCCTCATATCCTCGAAGGCGTCGACCTTCAGGGGATTCTTCTGCTTGTAGAGCCAGGCCTGCAGCCCGATCATGGAATCCTGGATGGCCGGGCAGAACACGGGCACGTTCATGTCCGCCGCAGTTCTGAGAATGGAGTCCTTGTCATCAATATGGTTGCCTATATGGGTCATCATCTGCCTGATGGAAATAGGTTCGCTGCCCATGTCGGCGAAGATTGCCTGCATCCTTTCCTCAAAATCCACAAAGTATGGCTCGGGAAGGTAAACGTCATATATCCTGTTGATCTCCTCGTGCTTGAGCTCTATATCGTCGCATTGGGCGCATCCCTTATAGTGGTGAAGCCCCATGGATTCCACGATCTCATGCACCATGTTGGCTCCTGTGGTCACAAGCACGTCTATGTAGCCGTCCCTGATAAGGTCAGCCACGATGCCTCTCATGCCCGCCGGTACCATGGCTCCTGCAAGCCCGAAGAAGCTCGTGGAACCCCCGGCCAGCATCTCGTGGTATATGTCCACAGCGTCAGCCAGCTTTCCTGCACCGAAGGCGCATCCGCACATTGCCTGGACAAGCGAGTCAACATCCATGCCCTCTGTGATCCTTGCCTGCTTTATCGGGTTCTGGAGTTTTTCCTCAGGTGAATGATGTTCCATTTGTTATCATCTCTGTTTTGTTGGTTCTACGGCAAGCTCCTTCATTAAAGTTTCTTCTTCAAATGCAGGTCAATACTGCTTCCCGGAAAAAAGAGTATTAAATACCGGCTTGAATTATTTTTCCTGGATGACTGCACAATTTAAATAATACATAAACCGCATATAAACTGCAATGAGTTCCATTCTTTCCAGAATAGTCCCGAAGCAAAGGAAGATGTCCACCCAGCTTGGCGGCCTGCTTATCATAGTGGGTGAGACCATGTTCCTGTTCTCGATACTTAACTTCCTTATGATAACAAGGCTGCAGTACTATAGTTCAGGGGATAATTTCTTCAGGCTGCTGTTTCCCAACTACCTGCTGTTCCTGTTCGGCCTGTCTGCAGTGGCATTCATCGGCATGTGGCTTACCTATGTCTATATTTTCCCGAGCAAGCAGAAGTTCTCCCAGGAGCAGGCCATTAAGGATGACCGCAGTCCTATGTATAATACTCTACTGGAAATGCAGAAGGATCTCCGCGAGATGAGGTCCACGGTGGAATCGCTCTCAGAAAGAGTGGACATGATGGCTGAAGAAAGAAAATAGTTTCCTGTTCAAATGACAATAGAATTCGAACCTCTCATAGACGAGCCTGCACTTCTTGTAAAGAGCGCCACCACTTCACTGGTGGTTGCAGACATACATCTTGGTATCGAATGGGACCTTTACAGGAGCGGTATATCAATACCCAGCCGCATGAAATACGGGCTTGAACGCATCATTGGCTATATAAAAAGCAGATCTCCTGACAGGGTCATCCTGCTGGGAGACCTGAAACACAATGTGCCGCAGATCTCGTGGCAGGAGAGGGATGAGATCCCTTATTTCCTGGAGTCCCTTGCGGAACATGCCCGGATAGACATCTTTCCCGGCAACCATGACGGAGGTATCGAGCATCTGGTTCCCAGGAGGCCTGATATCACAATACATCCGGTGCGCGGCTCAGTTATCGAGGGAGTTGCTTACTTCCATGGGCATACCTGGCCGGACCCATCCCTGCTTAGCGCGCAGTATATAGTGACAGCCCACAATCATCCTACTATCAGGTTCACAGACAGCCTTGGCTATTCCGTGACGGAGCAGAGCTGGATCAGGACAAGACTTAATATGGATGTACTGGGGGAGCATTTCAGGGATAAAGGGATGCAGGAGCGCAAGGTAAAAGAC
This DNA window, taken from Methanolobus chelungpuianus, encodes the following:
- the pyrF gene encoding orotidine-5'-phosphate decarboxylase, with protein sequence MEKDTRLILALDVLDSAEALRISQVVAGHVDAIKVGYPLILATGLGIITELSRYAPIIADFKVADIPNTNRLICEQVFKAGADAVIVQGFTGHDSLRTSVEVARSNNKDIFVVTEMSHPGALDFMQAAGEAIAKMAADEQASGVVAPATRPERVRDIRNIIGSDLTIISPGVGTQGGSAADAIRAGADWVIVGRSIYQSDDPAAVAAKLVSEIKEVI
- a CDS encoding deoxyhypusine synthase produces the protein MEHHSPEEKLQNPIKQARITEGMDVDSLVQAMCGCAFGAGKLADAVDIYHEMLAGGSTSFFGLAGAMVPAGMRGIVADLIRDGYIDVLVTTGANMVHEIVESMGLHHYKGCAQCDDIELKHEEINRIYDVYLPEPYFVDFEERMQAIFADMGSEPISIRQMMTHIGNHIDDKDSILRTAADMNVPVFCPAIQDSMIGLQAWLYKQKNPLKVDAFEDMREIIDLCYEAKRPGALLIGGGVPKNYIFQSMLITHQEFEYAIQLTMDTPETGGLSGATLDEARSWGKVSETARSVTVHSDATITLPILVAAARTRLAKEQGQD
- a CDS encoding metallophosphoesterase yields the protein MTIEFEPLIDEPALLVKSATTSLVVADIHLGIEWDLYRSGISIPSRMKYGLERIIGYIKSRSPDRVILLGDLKHNVPQISWQERDEIPYFLESLAEHARIDIFPGNHDGGIEHLVPRRPDITIHPVRGSVIEGVAYFHGHTWPDPSLLSAQYIVTAHNHPTIRFTDSLGYSVTEQSWIRTRLNMDVLGEHFRDKGMQERKVKDSPELIIVPSFNELCGGVAFNESLHDDLLGPMFSSGAVDIDNAQVYLLDGTCLGALKNIRRLEESRPGAGKRKRKVSRK